The window ttaatctGCCACTATGGCATTatagtgtttgttgttttttgtttttgcttttgtatgGTGAAGTATTAGGTGTCtaaataaaatagattttttgaatttccctctgatcaataaagtatctatctatctagattTATATATGTAGATTAAAATAATCATAGTATTATGAAAAAgagttaaaatattttaatacatttcaaGATAAATTACTAtcattttaagaaaatcttttaaataaagttttacatTAACAGAAATGTTCAATCTTTGAGTTAACATCAGTTCTGAGAAAAACAATATTGGAATACAAGTGTAACTTCATgtgtaagaagaaaaaaaatgtaatgaatgaaaCCAGTTTTCCAAGTAAAAGGTGCAATATTATATGAATTATGGTGTAACTTTGCAAAAAGTTGTAACATTTCAAGATAAGTTAGTTAAGTAAGTAATTTTATGAGGAAAAGCATATCAGTAGAGTAGTCATGATTTTAACAAACACATGTAATGCTTCAAATGTACTTTAAATTCTGTGTAAATAATTACTTGACAAtaaagtgcttcacaataaaGTTCGAATACTTAAAGGCATAATGAAGATTTTTTCCTCCCTGAACTGgaatattgtttgtgtttcttaaGGTATGGGAGCTGTAACTTATAAATACTGGGCCACTGGGAAGTCAGGATCACCACACAGCAGGTGTTGGAAAGACAGCAGTGACTCTATAACTGAGAAGGATGACATCAAGACAAAGACGCAactcagaaaacacagcaggctgTCCCACCTGCCAGGGCACTGGACGTATACccagaggtgacacacacacatcaacatacacacatctgTGTCATCTGctctagtttttattttaaagatgaaCATTCTTTAAAATCTAATAATTAGTCTATTATTGCTAAATTTGTTCGTCAATTTTTCTTcgaatttttctttttttaagtgtaTATCTCATTGACTGTGCATACATATGGACAGCATAAGAGCTCTTTAAGAgcgaagccaaaacatcttgattgccccctagtggctggctgcagtacagttCATAAAACCTCTCCCCCCTTCTTGTATTAAGGTTTTCCTGGAGATGCACACCCACAAAGCAGATAAGTTAACTAACTTATTTCTGCTCAAAGAGTTACTTGAGGGAGGTAAGAAAAGAGTCCAAATACAATGGTGGGTGGCTGTTGAGTGTGGGGAGCTGTGATCAGATAGTCCAAACAGAAGATCCAGCAAGGAATCCAGGGGATGGGGGAAAACACACAGGTTATCTCAGGAACAAGGCGCAGCTGGGAAGGCAACAGGGAGTGAAGCAGTGAACCTTAAAGcgcaagagaaaaaaaaacatgttaggATTCTTAAAAACCTGAACATGGCAAAAAATACCCGCAAGAGCCTGGAGTTTGTACCACTGAGTAGTAAAGCACAATCTGGCAAcaatggagaggaagagatgcTCGTAAAAAGCAGCAGGCAGGAGGTGGGGTGGATTGGAGAGATGAGgtgcagctgtgcaggtgagaaGACTGAGGAGAATGTAAGTCAGTCCTGCCGAcctctgcatacacacacacacacaccacaccacaccaggAAGAGAAGAGACCGCAACTGAAAACCCTGGCACCATGTTAGCAGATGAGAGACGggacaaactaaaaacttaaaGTACTTAAAGTACGgatcaaatattaatttttcCCAACACTACAGTCCACATTTAAATACTAGTAATTTAAATGAGTTCTAGTGGGATAATTGGGTACTTTGAGCTGAGATATGATGGTGCTtgaccatttagggctttgtgtgtgaggaaaagTATTTTGGCTGAACAACAAGAAAAAGCTACAAAACGAACATTGTGTGACTGCTGAAGAATACAACAATTTCTTTAACAGTGGCTTTATGTTAAGTAGAGGTTGACTGATAAATTTACTGGGCCCTATGCCATAATGGGGGGTATCCAACCTCTCGCAATATCAAATCTGCTCCCACTTTGTCACCTTGTCTTTTAAATCATTTACCATGTGTGTTACAGGTCAAGAGAACAAACTGCTGGCTGTCATCCCCTGTAATGACCAGAGACTGAGACCCAGGCACACGTGAGAAAGCAAATACTCGACACTCTTTATGTACATCTATGCAGAGGTTCATTTTGACCCATTCATATCTGAATATAACCCAACTTTTCTGACAGAATATTTCTTATGCCAGATCACACACAGGTATGCTGAAATTACCTTGAACCCAAGAACTAAACTCCTGTAATGTAAAAAGCATTTTGACTTCACTTCAGTTACTTCTCACAGTCAAAGTGCAACATGAGTTTTAGATTCAAAAGGTCAAATGTGTGTTATTGTGACATCCACTACCATTAAGTCATCAATAGGAGCTGGTTCATgaagggaaacagaaacactaatCAGGCGAAAGTTGACCTGCTGCTGATGCGTACGTCACTATGTTGTTCTGAATGGGTCCCCCCACCCCAGCATCCTGACAGGTTGTTTCATTGGACTGCCATGGATGGATGATGCCTTGATGTGGTCTTCTGATCTGCTCCCTTTTCTTTCAGGAAGCTGTATGTTGCTGTGTCTGTTGGTGTGTGCCTCCTGGTCTGCTCCctggtgttgtttttcctctttcctcgctctgtccttctttctccAGTAGCCGTCCAGTCATCCTTTGTTTACTTTACTCAGGAGGGCGTCCAAATTAATGTCACGGTGAGTGAGCAGTAGTGATAAAGAGGAATGAAGGCTTTGTTGGCAAAGGTGTGAATGGAAGGattgatatttatttacaaaataaataatttttttttttttgattgttaaAACTCTTAACAACAATAGAACTTACTCTCATTGTAGGatgatttattatttgttattcaAATCAcaattgtgtttcttttcagaaTGTCCTGAACATCACCAACCACAACTTTGTGGAGGTGCAAGCCTACAATCTGACCTTGCAGGCCCTGAATTATGACACGTTGGTGGGAAGAGTTACCATTAGCAACGTCACCTCTGTCAAACCTCTGTCTGTCAAAATGGTGAGCGATCACAGCCTCACAGTAACAGAAAGTAtcatggagggatggaggactGTGCAGTATTCTGTATCTGAGCAAAAGGACTCTTTAGAATAGTTACTGCAAAAACCAACACATGGCAGTTTGCAGCTGAGACACAAGATACAGCAGCATGTCAGTTAAAGCTGgtgttgacatttttcataCAGACGCTGATTGCCATGAAAGTGAAAGCTGGCCAGGATACGTACctgtttacattaaaacatcaaCACGTGCAGATTCGCTTTTACTAAAATTCAATCTGAAGCTTCTATGAAAATAATTCCAGCAGTGGAGGATTAGAAATGGATTGATACAATCAGTTGAACTCCACttttctgtaataaaaaaagGTGGAACATTATATATTTCAGTTGATTTTGTTTCCACTTGCCACTTTGTCATATACGTATCAGAAAAATACTCTTATTGACATTAATGAATGTAACCTGTGAACAATGTGAATACTTTTGGAGTCATGAACAGTTTTGAACTGCTTCTGCTTTTTCCCTTCCTTCCAGTACTCATTTGTGATGTCCATCCTGGTGACTGACCGTGGTATTAGGTAAACTACCAGTCTCACACCAGACTGTCTTCAGTGAGAAAGGGCACAATTAGCATCGAATCTGGTGTCAAATGACTGTGCAATAGTCACGGGTATTTATCGGCTCCAACTCTATTTGGCTGTGATGTAAACAAGACGCGTGGGTGGACACCCCACTTTCAGCACAATGTCCATCTATCTGCATTTAAACAGCGCTTGAACATCATtcagtcagtgttgtgtttgaaagagagactgaagtcAAAGACGCAGTATCAAAAGTAACCAGTGTAACACTGTCACTGGCCTTCATGCTTCATGCTCCACATCAAACATTCCACTATTTTTAGCTCGTTTATGGTCATTTTGGTGTTAAAAGGCTTTACTGTATCTGTAGCTGATAATATAATCCTCTAAAGATTTCATTCAGAGCCTCTTTAGCTATGGATTGATATGTGGTTAAGTCAAAGATTGGGTC of the Scatophagus argus isolate fScaArg1 chromosome 16, fScaArg1.pri, whole genome shotgun sequence genome contains:
- the LOC124073804 gene encoding transmembrane protein 106B-like isoform X3 gives rise to the protein MHTHKADKLTNLFLLKELLEGGQENKLLAVIPCNDQRLRPRHTKLYVAVSVGVCLLVCSLVLFFLFPRSVLLSPVAVQSSFVYFTQEGVQINVTNVLNITNHNFVEVQAYNLTLQALNYDTLVGRVTISNVTSVKPLSVKMYSFVMSILVTDRGISHYCKEVFSPVHLLYLHLQMSVTIHYLVHYEQLSLETFEFIDCGANRTISHSVQPPPP
- the LOC124073804 gene encoding transmembrane protein 106B-like isoform X1 produces the protein MAKNTRKSLEFVPLSSKAQSGNNGEEEMLVKSSRQEVGWIGEMRCSCAGQENKLLAVIPCNDQRLRPRHTKLYVAVSVGVCLLVCSLVLFFLFPRSVLLSPVAVQSSFVYFTQEGVQINVTNVLNITNHNFVEVQAYNLTLQALNYDTLVGRVTISNVTSVKPLSVKMYSFVMSILVTDRGISHYCKEVFSPVHLLYLHLQMSVTIHYLVHYEQLSLETFEFIDCGANRTISHSVQPPPP
- the LOC124073804 gene encoding transmembrane protein 106B-like isoform X2, whose amino-acid sequence is MTSRQRRNSENTAGCPTCQGTGRIPRGQENKLLAVIPCNDQRLRPRHTKLYVAVSVGVCLLVCSLVLFFLFPRSVLLSPVAVQSSFVYFTQEGVQINVTNVLNITNHNFVEVQAYNLTLQALNYDTLVGRVTISNVTSVKPLSVKMYSFVMSILVTDRGISHYCKEVFSPVHLLYLHLQMSVTIHYLVHYEQLSLETFEFIDCGANRTISHSVQPPPP